The Elephas maximus indicus isolate mEleMax1 chromosome 19, mEleMax1 primary haplotype, whole genome shotgun sequence genome contains a region encoding:
- the LOC126063232 gene encoding CMRF35-like molecule 6 isoform X2 — MTQEEWALWLPSALLLLWVPGCLMLSGPSTVTGIVGESLSVQCRYEEKFKESNKFWCREPALRPCYKIVETSGSEREKRRGRVSISDHPAQLGFTVTMTNLTVEDAGKYWCEIDITWLRDALLPFDPTFQVVVSVSPAEPHPHTSTRTARTSSVPAPRSSTPTSTTTSTTTTDCPPVPSTMLATAGATHSRSSQEKSNQSQGPGSPLCSVHFLLLIFLKVHLFLSILSAVLWVNRPQRGPRGRWSQPNYENQ, encoded by the exons ATGACCCAGGAGGAATGGGCCCTGTGGCTGCCTTCAGCTTTGCTGCTTCTCTGGGTCCCAG GCTGCCTGATGCTGAGTGGCCCCAGCACTGTGACGGGCATCGTGGGGGAATCTCTGAGCGTGCAATGTCGGTATGAGGAGAAATTCAAGGAAAGCAACAAATTTTGGTGCAGAGAACCAGCTCTGAGACCATGTTACAAGATTGTGGAGACCAGtgggtcagagagagagaagaggaggggCCGAGTGTCCATCAGTGACCATCCTGCCCAGCTCGGCTTCACAGTGACCATGACGAACCTCACAGTGGAGGACGCAGGCAAATACTGGTGTGAGATCGATATAACATGGCTCAGAGATGCACTGCTTCCATTTGATCCCACCTTCCAGGTGGTGGTGTCTGTGTCCCCAGCTGAGCCCCACCCCCACACCAGCACCAGGACTGCCAGAACAAGCTCAG TACCAGCACCAAGGTCAAGCACACCTACAAGTACCACGACTTCCACAACCACAACTGACTGTCCACCTGTGCCATCCACTATGCTGGCCACAGCAGGTGCCACCCACAGCAGGAGCAGCCAGGAGAAGTCCAACCAGAGCCAGGGCCCAGG GTCCCCACTCTGCAGTGTCCACTTCCTGCTTCTGATCTTCCTGAAGGTGCACCTGTTCTTGAGCATACTTAGTGCTGTCCTCTGGGTGAACAGGCCTCAGAGAGGCCCTCGGGGGAGATGGAGTCAGCCCAACTATGAGAACCAGTAG
- the LOC126063232 gene encoding protein CD300H-like isoform X1, with amino-acid sequence MNLANLFVPWFISLAGSRWACGLEMLPAIVRPAVASLERTACSEEGLLIFLPGLGLCFPGCLMLSGPSTVTGIVGESLSVQCRYEEKFKESNKFWCREPALRPCYKIVETSGSEREKRRGRVSISDHPAQLGFTVTMTNLTVEDAGKYWCEIDITWLRDALLPFDPTFQVVVSVSPAEPHPHTSTRTARTSSVPAPRSSTPTSTTTSTTTTDCPPVPSTMLATAGATHSRSSQEKSNQSQGPGSPLCSVHFLLLIFLKVHLFLSILSAVLWVNRPQRGPRGRWSQPNYENQ; translated from the exons ATGAATTTGGCAAACCTATTTGTGCCCTGGTTTATATCCCTTGCTGGGAGCAGATGGGCTTGTGGGCTTGAGATGCTACCGGCTATTGTCAGACCTGCGGTGGCCTCTCTGGAGAGAACAGCGTGCTCAGAGGAAGGGCTTCTTATATTTCTG CCTGGACTCGGCTTGTGTTTTCCAGGCTGCCTGATGCTGAGTGGCCCCAGCACTGTGACGGGCATCGTGGGGGAATCTCTGAGCGTGCAATGTCGGTATGAGGAGAAATTCAAGGAAAGCAACAAATTTTGGTGCAGAGAACCAGCTCTGAGACCATGTTACAAGATTGTGGAGACCAGtgggtcagagagagagaagaggaggggCCGAGTGTCCATCAGTGACCATCCTGCCCAGCTCGGCTTCACAGTGACCATGACGAACCTCACAGTGGAGGACGCAGGCAAATACTGGTGTGAGATCGATATAACATGGCTCAGAGATGCACTGCTTCCATTTGATCCCACCTTCCAGGTGGTGGTGTCTGTGTCCCCAGCTGAGCCCCACCCCCACACCAGCACCAGGACTGCCAGAACAAGCTCAG TACCAGCACCAAGGTCAAGCACACCTACAAGTACCACGACTTCCACAACCACAACTGACTGTCCACCTGTGCCATCCACTATGCTGGCCACAGCAGGTGCCACCCACAGCAGGAGCAGCCAGGAGAAGTCCAACCAGAGCCAGGGCCCAGG GTCCCCACTCTGCAGTGTCCACTTCCTGCTTCTGATCTTCCTGAAGGTGCACCTGTTCTTGAGCATACTTAGTGCTGTCCTCTGGGTGAACAGGCCTCAGAGAGGCCCTCGGGGGAGATGGAGTCAGCCCAACTATGAGAACCAGTAG
- the LOC126063232 gene encoding protein CD300H-like isoform X4: protein MNLANLFVPWFISLAGSRWACGLEMLPAIVRPAVASLERTACSEEGLLIFLPGLGLCFPGCLMLSGPSTVTGIVGESLSVQCRYEEKFKESNKFWCREPALRPCYKIVETSGSEREKRRGRVSISDHPAQLGFTVTMTNLTVEDAGKYWCEIDITWLRDALLPFDPTFQVVVSVSPAEPHPHTSTRTARTSSGPHSAVSTSCF, encoded by the exons ATGAATTTGGCAAACCTATTTGTGCCCTGGTTTATATCCCTTGCTGGGAGCAGATGGGCTTGTGGGCTTGAGATGCTACCGGCTATTGTCAGACCTGCGGTGGCCTCTCTGGAGAGAACAGCGTGCTCAGAGGAAGGGCTTCTTATATTTCTG CCTGGACTCGGCTTGTGTTTTCCAGGCTGCCTGATGCTGAGTGGCCCCAGCACTGTGACGGGCATCGTGGGGGAATCTCTGAGCGTGCAATGTCGGTATGAGGAGAAATTCAAGGAAAGCAACAAATTTTGGTGCAGAGAACCAGCTCTGAGACCATGTTACAAGATTGTGGAGACCAGtgggtcagagagagagaagaggaggggCCGAGTGTCCATCAGTGACCATCCTGCCCAGCTCGGCTTCACAGTGACCATGACGAACCTCACAGTGGAGGACGCAGGCAAATACTGGTGTGAGATCGATATAACATGGCTCAGAGATGCACTGCTTCCATTTGATCCCACCTTCCAGGTGGTGGTGTCTGTGTCCCCAGCTGAGCCCCACCCCCACACCAGCACCAGGACTGCCAGAACAAGCTCAG GTCCCCACTCTGCAGTGTCCACTTCCTGCTTCTGA
- the LOC126063232 gene encoding CMRF35-like molecule 6 isoform X3: protein MLSGPSTVTGIVGESLSVQCRYEEKFKESNKFWCREPALRPCYKIVETSGSEREKRRGRVSISDHPAQLGFTVTMTNLTVEDAGKYWCEIDITWLRDALLPFDPTFQVVVSVSPAEPHPHTSTRTARTSSVPAPRSSTPTSTTTSTTTTDCPPVPSTMLATAGATHSRSSQEKSNQSQGPGSPLCSVHFLLLIFLKVHLFLSILSAVLWVNRPQRGPRGRWSQPNYENQ from the exons ATGCTGAGTGGCCCCAGCACTGTGACGGGCATCGTGGGGGAATCTCTGAGCGTGCAATGTCGGTATGAGGAGAAATTCAAGGAAAGCAACAAATTTTGGTGCAGAGAACCAGCTCTGAGACCATGTTACAAGATTGTGGAGACCAGtgggtcagagagagagaagaggaggggCCGAGTGTCCATCAGTGACCATCCTGCCCAGCTCGGCTTCACAGTGACCATGACGAACCTCACAGTGGAGGACGCAGGCAAATACTGGTGTGAGATCGATATAACATGGCTCAGAGATGCACTGCTTCCATTTGATCCCACCTTCCAGGTGGTGGTGTCTGTGTCCCCAGCTGAGCCCCACCCCCACACCAGCACCAGGACTGCCAGAACAAGCTCAG TACCAGCACCAAGGTCAAGCACACCTACAAGTACCACGACTTCCACAACCACAACTGACTGTCCACCTGTGCCATCCACTATGCTGGCCACAGCAGGTGCCACCCACAGCAGGAGCAGCCAGGAGAAGTCCAACCAGAGCCAGGGCCCAGG GTCCCCACTCTGCAGTGTCCACTTCCTGCTTCTGATCTTCCTGAAGGTGCACCTGTTCTTGAGCATACTTAGTGCTGTCCTCTGGGTGAACAGGCCTCAGAGAGGCCCTCGGGGGAGATGGAGTCAGCCCAACTATGAGAACCAGTAG